One genomic window of Ilyobacter polytropus DSM 2926 includes the following:
- a CDS encoding helix-turn-helix domain-containing protein: MKVRIKKILEEKGRSIYWLAIQCNVTYKSMFNLVNNKTSSVKFMLLERICNVLEVTPNDIFDFEN; this comes from the coding sequence TAGAATTAAAAAGATTCTAGAAGAAAAAGGTAGATCAATTTACTGGCTGGCAATCCAATGTAATGTTACATATAAAAGTATGTTCAACTTAGTGAATAATAAAACATCTTCTGTTAAATTTATGCTTTTAGAAAGAATATGCAATGTATTAGAAGTAACTCCTAATGATATCTTTGATTTTGAAAATTAA